A portion of the Corynebacterium jeikeium genome contains these proteins:
- a CDS encoding serine/threonine protein kinase, with translation MSDENQFSEQAQQSEQAQHPQYTPEPQEDAHAEAEAAATQAVAFDPFADEDDEQEPGTAAVAFDPFADDDDDDEEFDIAELLGRGGSSSSATTQPGAQTPDPSMASHRKALEDFRRRRSNAHRGRTVADGMVHLPYITTQDPRDAVMSDEKIRATNKPAPSLKAGDIVADQYEIVGPIAHGGLGWIYLAIDHNVSDRWVVLKGMMAAKNEKDFAVVQAEREFLAEISHPGIVKIINFIDETDANSATGFIVMEYVGGPSLRKQRRSYPDGVMPCDLAIGYILELLPALDYLHSRGVVYNDLKPDNVLLSEDHVTLIDVGAVTGIGAYGHIYGTPGFQAPEIATTGPTIASDIYTVGRTLASLILKLPATNGIYDPGLPSPVEEPLFRRFYSLYRFLLRACHENPEARFGSAEEMSVQLIGVLREILAVRDGVQFPQAVSNFSPQRSTYGTKHLVFRTDQLVDGITRGVEITPQEVTFALPVPLINPTDPGARILSASSFTEPNELIETLTNALSEPEYGSSVEIPLGIVRAKLDLGLIDEARDSLRDVSERLQRDWRYHWYEGVTYLLLDQFNDALASFHHVLTMLPGEPAPKLALAATLELIQQRLGIANASLLEPAVARAAANLSSALDNVAADTPEIFSPAWASESLSPQTIRFNTLRLYAVVWAANPTTVSSAFGLARQLASERQHEMAISQLDRVPGNSRHHRMARLTTILMLTSGMPSELTESRIRRAARRLVELPTNEPRMPQLRIAVMASALNWLRSSNLDHAASSNGLFDAPFTVAGLREGLEKDLRMLARSSQFPRHRYNLVDIANLIRPRTWR, from the coding sequence TCGACCCTTTTGCGGACGATGATGACGATGACGAAGAGTTCGATATCGCCGAATTGTTGGGGCGCGGGGGCTCGTCGTCAAGCGCGACGACCCAACCCGGCGCCCAGACGCCAGATCCGTCGATGGCCTCGCACCGGAAAGCGTTGGAGGACTTCCGCCGGAGGCGATCGAATGCACACCGCGGACGCACTGTCGCCGACGGCATGGTGCACCTGCCGTACATCACAACGCAGGATCCGCGCGATGCAGTAATGAGTGATGAGAAGATTCGAGCGACGAATAAGCCGGCGCCGAGCCTGAAAGCCGGCGATATCGTGGCGGATCAGTACGAGATCGTAGGCCCGATTGCCCACGGCGGGCTCGGCTGGATTTACCTGGCGATTGACCACAATGTCTCGGATCGTTGGGTCGTGCTCAAGGGCATGATGGCAGCGAAAAACGAGAAGGATTTCGCCGTAGTCCAGGCGGAACGCGAGTTCCTCGCGGAAATCTCGCATCCGGGAATTGTGAAGATCATCAACTTCATCGATGAGACGGACGCCAACAGCGCCACCGGCTTCATTGTGATGGAGTACGTCGGCGGCCCGTCGTTACGCAAGCAGCGACGGAGCTACCCCGACGGCGTCATGCCCTGTGACCTGGCGATTGGCTACATCCTGGAGCTGCTCCCCGCGCTGGATTACCTGCACTCGCGCGGCGTTGTCTACAACGATTTGAAGCCGGACAACGTGCTGCTCAGCGAAGACCACGTCACGCTTATCGACGTTGGCGCGGTCACCGGCATCGGCGCCTACGGCCATATCTACGGCACGCCCGGTTTCCAGGCGCCGGAGATTGCCACGACGGGACCAACGATTGCCAGCGATATCTACACAGTCGGCCGCACGCTGGCCTCGCTGATTCTGAAGTTGCCGGCGACCAACGGCATCTACGACCCGGGGCTACCCTCACCTGTCGAAGAGCCTCTATTCCGCCGTTTTTACTCGCTCTACCGCTTCCTACTACGCGCTTGCCACGAGAACCCGGAGGCTCGCTTCGGTTCTGCCGAAGAGATGAGTGTGCAGCTCATCGGCGTATTGCGCGAGATTCTGGCGGTGCGCGACGGCGTGCAATTCCCGCAGGCGGTGTCGAATTTCTCGCCGCAGCGTTCCACGTACGGCACCAAGCACCTGGTGTTCCGCACCGATCAGCTTGTCGACGGCATCACCCGCGGCGTGGAAATCACTCCGCAAGAAGTGACCTTCGCGCTGCCTGTACCACTGATTAACCCGACAGATCCGGGTGCGCGCATCTTGAGTGCCTCGTCGTTTACAGAGCCCAACGAACTTATCGAAACACTGACCAATGCGCTGTCCGAACCCGAGTATGGCTCTTCCGTGGAAATTCCACTGGGCATCGTGCGTGCGAAACTGGACCTCGGATTAATTGATGAGGCCCGCGACAGCCTCCGCGATGTCTCTGAACGTTTGCAGCGCGATTGGCGTTACCACTGGTACGAGGGCGTGACTTATTTGCTTCTCGACCAATTCAACGATGCCCTCGCCTCGTTCCACCACGTGCTGACGATGCTGCCCGGCGAGCCCGCCCCGAAGTTGGCGCTGGCAGCGACTCTCGAGTTGATTCAACAGCGCTTGGGCATCGCCAACGCATCTCTCCTCGAGCCCGCTGTCGCCCGCGCCGCCGCGAACTTGAGCAGCGCGCTGGATAATGTCGCTGCCGATACGCCCGAGATCTTCTCCCCCGCCTGGGCCAGCGAGTCCCTGTCGCCTCAGACGATTCGTTTCAACACCCTGCGTCTCTACGCCGTCGTGTGGGCGGCCAACCCGACGACGGTATCCTCCGCCTTCGGGCTAGCTCGTCAGCTGGCCTCTGAGCGCCAACACGAAATGGCTATCTCCCAGCTTGACCGCGTACCCGGTAACTCCCGTCACCATCGCATGGCACGTTTGACGACGATTCTGATGCTCACCTCAGGGATGCCCTCCGAGTTAACTGAATCGAGAATTCGCCGTGCTGCGCGTCGTCTGGTGGAGCTGCCGACGAATGAACCGCGCATGCCACAGCTGCGCATCGCCGTGATGGCGTCCGCGCTGAACTGGTTGCGCAGCTCGAACCTCGACCATGCAGCTAGCTCCAATGGTCTTTTCGATGCGCCCTTTACCGTGGCCGGCCTGCGTGAAGGATTGGAAAAAGACTTACGGATGCTGGCACGCTCTTCGCAGTTTCCGCGACACCGCTACAACTTGGTGGATATCGCAAATCTCATTCGGCCACGGACTTGGCGTTAG
- a CDS encoding L,D-transpeptidase: MFASSKSSLRSAKRVIISAAALTTAFGIGAGTAVALPVSPDLQSLSQSVRDLKLPEISTLNSGDLAPELSEVLDSSSVKLPDSVVALINENFKFAENNKQVADKVKTQLLNAIDSLPLPAAQKAEATRVVNEIFGLLGGQDEPSQPEPAPAPAPQPEQKPRPEPRPEPNNPCPPSARACVDLANQKTWLQENGNITYGPVPMSSGMPGYETTRGHLSVTRKVRDEWSRPYNGPMPFSVYFTNDGEAFHEGSVSQMSHGCIHLNHDDAVKYFDTLQVGDGVYIW, from the coding sequence ATGTTTGCCTCTTCGAAATCCTCTCTCCGCAGCGCTAAGCGCGTAATTATCAGCGCTGCAGCCCTCACCACCGCCTTTGGTATTGGGGCCGGCACTGCCGTTGCCCTGCCGGTTTCTCCAGACCTGCAGTCGCTTAGCCAGAGTGTTCGGGACCTCAAGCTGCCGGAGATCTCGACTCTGAATTCGGGCGACCTTGCCCCTGAGCTCTCTGAGGTACTGGATTCCTCTTCGGTGAAGCTGCCGGATTCGGTCGTCGCTCTGATTAATGAAAACTTCAAGTTCGCTGAAAACAACAAGCAGGTGGCGGACAAGGTCAAAACTCAGCTGCTGAACGCCATCGACAGCCTGCCGTTGCCAGCTGCACAGAAGGCCGAAGCCACCCGCGTCGTCAACGAGATTTTCGGTTTGCTGGGGGGCCAGGACGAGCCGTCGCAGCCTGAGCCGGCGCCTGCCCCTGCTCCACAGCCAGAGCAGAAGCCACGCCCTGAACCACGCCCAGAGCCAAACAACCCGTGCCCGCCGAGCGCCCGCGCATGCGTTGACCTGGCTAACCAGAAGACCTGGCTGCAGGAAAATGGCAACATCACCTACGGTCCGGTGCCAATGTCCTCCGGTATGCCGGGTTACGAAACCACCCGCGGCCACCTGAGCGTTACCCGCAAGGTCCGCGATGAGTGGTCCCGTCCTTACAACGGTCCGATGCCGTTCTCGGTGTACTTCACCAACGACGGCGAAGCTTTCCACGAGGGCTCTGTTAGTCAGATGTCCCACGGCTGCATCCACCTGAACCACGATGATGCTGTGAAGTACTTCGATACCCTGCAGGTCGGCGACGGCGTCTACATCTGGTAG
- a CDS encoding acetate kinase encodes MSRHVLVLNSGSSSIKFQLVDPEKDSTQPPYVSGLVERIGEEDGIINLKFSGQKIEITEPIADHASGLDRAFELMDEHGVGPESVDIAAVGHRVVHGGRLFSGPELITDEIVGMIRDLIPLAPLHNPANIVGIEESRKLLPDVPHVAVFDTGFFHTMPPAAALYPLNAEVASKFDIRRYGFHGTSHEFVSKQVPDLLNKPAEEINQITLHLGNGASCAAIRGGQAVDTSMGLTPLAGLMMGTRTGDIDPGVIFHLYRNGMSIDEIDNLCNRQSGLKGVSGVNDFRVLQERMDDHDPDAWAAYQMYVHQLRRYIGSYMLILGRLDAITFTAGVGENHVGIRRDSMAELENFGIKIDDELNSQPNDGPRLISAEDSKVKVFVVPTNEELAIARYAMSFVE; translated from the coding sequence ATGTCCCGTCACGTACTTGTTTTGAACTCCGGTTCCTCCTCTATCAAGTTTCAGCTGGTAGATCCGGAGAAGGACTCAACGCAGCCGCCGTATGTCTCAGGTCTGGTGGAGCGCATTGGTGAAGAAGACGGCATTATTAATCTGAAGTTCTCCGGACAGAAGATTGAAATCACTGAGCCGATCGCTGACCACGCCAGTGGTCTTGACCGCGCGTTCGAGCTGATGGATGAGCACGGTGTTGGTCCGGAGTCGGTGGATATTGCGGCCGTCGGTCACCGCGTCGTTCACGGTGGTCGCCTGTTCTCTGGACCGGAGCTGATTACCGACGAAATCGTCGGCATGATCCGCGACCTTATTCCGCTGGCGCCGCTGCACAACCCGGCCAATATCGTAGGTATCGAAGAGTCTCGCAAGCTGCTTCCCGACGTGCCGCACGTCGCCGTCTTCGACACTGGTTTCTTCCACACCATGCCGCCAGCTGCTGCTCTGTACCCGCTCAATGCAGAGGTCGCATCGAAGTTTGATATCCGTCGTTACGGCTTCCACGGCACCTCGCATGAGTTTGTTTCCAAGCAGGTGCCGGACCTTCTGAATAAGCCGGCAGAGGAAATCAACCAGATTACGCTGCACCTGGGTAACGGTGCGTCGTGTGCGGCTATCCGAGGTGGCCAGGCGGTGGATACCTCGATGGGGCTGACTCCGCTGGCTGGTCTGATGATGGGTACCCGTACCGGTGACATTGACCCGGGCGTCATCTTCCACCTCTACCGCAACGGCATGAGCATCGACGAGATCGACAATCTGTGTAACCGCCAGTCCGGTCTGAAGGGTGTCTCTGGTGTCAATGACTTCCGAGTCCTGCAGGAGCGCATGGATGACCACGACCCGGATGCTTGGGCTGCGTACCAGATGTATGTCCACCAGCTGCGCCGCTACATTGGCTCTTACATGCTGATTCTCGGCCGCCTCGATGCCATCACCTTCACCGCCGGTGTCGGTGAGAACCATGTCGGTATCCGCCGTGATTCGATGGCTGAGCTTGAGAACTTCGGTATCAAGATTGATGACGAGCTCAACTCCCAGCCGAATGACGGCCCGCGTCTGATTTCGGCGGAGGACTCGAAGGTCAAGGTCTTCGTGGTACCGACCAACGAGGAACTGGCCATTGCTCGCTACGCAATGAGCTTCGTGGAGTAG
- a CDS encoding phosphate acetyltransferase: MSDKNAQASTNNSAVLITSVDRADNLQDVITALSEALGGARCLHTVGGAHGATVDQVVVDPESALDTIVSAVEADRAANEGAAVLTGSGNLDFDFRIATVAGAGVIVVAGGEGCHTEAAKARVRLALSSAAQRHSEVLAVVLTGEEAAEAAKTLELDVPVVAVDDAEGLRKVVSREVTAVMTPQRFQWWLLQRAKADKRHIVLPEGDDDRILEAADYLLREDICELTILGDPDAMKARAAELGFDIDAAHLWNPQTSEYVEQFAEQFAEMRKAKGVTLEQARETMRDISYFATMMIHNGLVDGMVSGAAHTTAHTIRPSLQIIKTKPSASTVSSLFLMVMDNSLWGFADCAVLPKPAPEQLGEIAVVSAETAASFGIDARVAMLSYSTGASGTGEDVDRVKAGLAKAKELAPELAVDGPLQFDAAIDPSVAAKKMPDSSVAGKATVFVFPDLDAGNIGYKIAQRCGGALAIGPILQGLNKPVNDLSRGATVPDIINTVAITAIQAGGN; this comes from the coding sequence GTGAGCGATAAGAACGCCCAAGCGTCCACCAACAACTCCGCAGTCCTGATTACTTCAGTGGACCGCGCAGACAATCTGCAAGATGTCATTACGGCATTGTCTGAGGCACTGGGTGGGGCACGTTGCCTCCACACTGTCGGTGGGGCGCACGGCGCCACCGTGGATCAGGTTGTTGTGGATCCGGAATCCGCGCTTGACACCATCGTCAGTGCTGTTGAGGCTGACCGCGCTGCTAACGAGGGGGCGGCTGTTCTGACCGGCTCCGGCAACCTCGATTTTGACTTCCGCATTGCCACCGTCGCCGGCGCCGGTGTCATCGTTGTCGCTGGCGGCGAGGGCTGCCACACAGAGGCCGCAAAGGCTCGCGTTCGTTTGGCTCTCAGCAGTGCAGCTCAGCGTCACAGCGAGGTACTCGCAGTTGTCCTTACAGGGGAGGAGGCAGCTGAGGCTGCTAAGACTCTCGAGCTCGACGTTCCCGTTGTTGCCGTTGACGATGCTGAGGGGCTGCGCAAGGTCGTAAGCCGCGAGGTCACCGCAGTGATGACTCCACAGCGTTTCCAGTGGTGGCTATTGCAGCGCGCCAAGGCTGATAAACGCCACATTGTGCTGCCAGAGGGGGACGATGACCGCATTCTTGAAGCCGCTGATTACCTCCTGCGCGAGGACATCTGTGAGCTCACTATCCTCGGCGACCCGGATGCGATGAAGGCACGCGCCGCCGAACTGGGTTTTGACATCGACGCCGCCCATCTCTGGAACCCGCAGACCTCCGAATATGTTGAGCAGTTCGCGGAACAGTTCGCAGAGATGCGCAAGGCCAAGGGGGTCACGCTGGAGCAGGCCCGTGAGACGATGCGGGACATCTCCTACTTCGCGACGATGATGATTCACAACGGGCTTGTCGACGGCATGGTGTCCGGTGCAGCCCACACAACTGCGCACACCATTCGTCCGTCCTTGCAAATCATTAAGACCAAGCCGTCGGCTTCCACGGTGTCGTCACTGTTCCTCATGGTTATGGACAACTCGCTGTGGGGTTTTGCGGACTGTGCGGTGCTGCCGAAGCCTGCTCCGGAACAGCTGGGTGAAATCGCGGTAGTATCCGCCGAGACTGCAGCTTCCTTCGGCATCGACGCCCGCGTCGCCATGCTGAGCTACTCCACTGGAGCATCCGGCACAGGTGAGGATGTGGACCGTGTGAAGGCGGGTCTGGCCAAGGCCAAGGAGCTGGCTCCGGAGCTCGCTGTCGATGGTCCGCTGCAGTTCGATGCTGCTATTGACCCGTCTGTGGCTGCGAAGAAGATGCCGGATTCCTCCGTTGCGGGTAAGGCAACTGTTTTCGTGTTCCCGGATCTGGACGCCGGTAACATCGGTTACAAGATTGCCCAGCGCTGTGGTGGTGCATTGGCAATCGGCCCGATTCTGCAGGGCTTGAACAAGCCGGTCAACGACCTTTCCCGTGGCGCCACGGTGCCGGACATCATCAACACGGTTGCAATTACCGCTATTCAGGCTGGAGGAAACTAA
- a CDS encoding pyridine nucleotide-disulfide oxidoreductase: protein MNRPLRVAVIGSGPAGVYASDALMKSSTDVEVDLFEKMPAPFGLIRYGVAPDHPRIKGIIMALHRVMEKPELRLFSNVEFGKDITLDELKEHYDAVIFATGAVGDRALPTPGADLPEHFGAGEFVGFYDGNPLFERTWDLSAESVAVVGVGNVALDVSRILAKTGEELHVTEIPDNVYEVLKTNKAKEVHVFGRRGPAQAKFTPLELKELDYSPNVEVVVDPRDIDYDSASEIMRRNSKITDQVCTILENYAIREPKNAPHKLYIHFFESPVEILSEEGTDGQQHVTGLRTQRMEYDGAGGLRPTGETTDWKVGAVYSAVGYRSDVLPGIPFDNVKNVISNVGGRVIESDNTEDEAAEAITGLYTTGWVRRGPVGLIGNTKGDANEAVANLLADAAEGKKFNPSKPELSAVNELLESKGIDYLDWEGWHKLDAAERTAGEAEGRERKKYVEWDEMVTHSKGE, encoded by the coding sequence ATGAATCGCCCGCTCCGCGTTGCCGTAATTGGCTCTGGCCCGGCCGGTGTTTATGCTTCCGATGCACTGATGAAATCCAGTACTGACGTGGAAGTCGATCTGTTTGAAAAGATGCCGGCTCCATTCGGTCTAATCCGCTACGGCGTCGCCCCCGACCACCCACGCATCAAGGGCATCATCATGGCCTTGCACCGCGTGATGGAAAAGCCGGAGCTGCGCCTATTTTCCAACGTTGAGTTCGGCAAGGACATCACACTCGACGAATTAAAGGAGCATTACGACGCCGTCATCTTCGCCACCGGTGCCGTCGGCGACCGCGCACTGCCAACGCCGGGAGCGGACCTGCCGGAGCACTTCGGCGCAGGCGAATTCGTGGGCTTCTACGACGGCAATCCACTCTTTGAGCGCACCTGGGACCTTTCGGCGGAGTCCGTGGCCGTCGTCGGTGTCGGCAACGTCGCGCTGGATGTCTCTCGAATCCTGGCGAAGACCGGTGAGGAACTGCACGTCACAGAGATTCCGGACAATGTCTACGAGGTTCTGAAGACAAATAAGGCCAAGGAAGTCCACGTCTTCGGCCGCCGCGGCCCGGCACAGGCAAAGTTCACTCCGCTGGAGCTCAAGGAGCTCGACTACTCACCGAACGTCGAGGTCGTTGTCGATCCGCGCGATATTGATTACGACTCCGCATCCGAGATTATGCGTCGCAACTCCAAGATCACTGACCAGGTCTGCACCATCCTGGAGAACTACGCCATCCGTGAGCCAAAGAACGCACCGCACAAGCTCTACATTCACTTCTTCGAGTCGCCAGTGGAAATCCTCAGCGAGGAGGGTACCGACGGCCAGCAGCATGTGACAGGCTTGCGCACTCAGCGCATGGAATACGACGGTGCTGGCGGGCTGCGGCCGACCGGCGAGACCACCGACTGGAAGGTCGGCGCTGTCTACTCCGCCGTGGGCTACCGCTCTGATGTGCTGCCGGGTATCCCGTTCGACAACGTGAAGAATGTCATTTCCAACGTCGGTGGTCGAGTCATCGAATCCGACAACACCGAGGATGAAGCAGCCGAGGCCATCACTGGCCTCTACACCACCGGTTGGGTTCGCCGCGGACCGGTCGGCCTGATTGGTAATACCAAGGGCGATGCCAATGAGGCCGTAGCCAATCTGCTGGCCGATGCCGCTGAGGGCAAGAAATTCAACCCGTCGAAGCCGGAGTTGTCCGCTGTCAACGAGCTGCTGGAGTCCAAGGGTATCGACTACCTGGACTGGGAAGGTTGGCACAAGCTCGATGCTGCCGAACGCACCGCCGGCGAGGCCGAGGGTCGCGAACGCAAGAAGTACGTCGAGTGGGATGAGATGGTCACCCACTCCAAGGGCGAGTAA
- a CDS encoding sulfate adenylyltransferase gives MSQPNSPATLITADRATRARRTLRLCTAGSVDDGKSTFVGRLLHDTKNILADQYEAVVASSQARGQENPDLSLLVDGLRAEREQGITIDVAYRYFATDVRSFILADCPGHEQYTRNTITGMSTAEAVVLLIDARNGVVTQTKRHATVAGLLGVRHVIFAVNKIDLLDYSEEAFRKIESDVAVLAERLGLQNTFVVPVSALVGDNIVDPSEHTPWYEGPTVLELLENLNIGADLETDAEADLRLPIDYVIRDHATEYRGYAGRIAAGSVRVGDTVSVDANRQATVTKITVAAEDVTEAVAGQSVAISLDAEFDLARGDLISGTRPEDVRRFSAVAVHLADKPLAVGRVVEVRYGAALVRGRIASVDALIDIETGEPTGVADQLAVNDVAEITVEVAQPLPVDAYRVGGRVGAFLLIEPGTGDTLTAGLVRGAAQ, from the coding sequence ATGAGCCAGCCAAATTCCCCAGCTACCCTGATTACCGCCGACCGCGCCACTCGCGCTCGTCGCACTCTTCGCCTGTGCACCGCTGGCTCCGTCGACGACGGTAAGTCGACCTTTGTCGGGCGCTTGCTGCACGACACGAAGAACATCCTCGCTGACCAGTACGAGGCCGTCGTCGCCTCCTCGCAGGCGCGCGGTCAGGAAAATCCTGACCTCTCGTTGCTGGTTGATGGTCTGCGGGCCGAGCGTGAGCAGGGCATCACGATCGACGTTGCCTACCGCTACTTCGCCACCGACGTCCGCTCGTTCATCCTCGCCGACTGCCCTGGTCACGAGCAGTACACCCGAAACACCATCACTGGTATGTCCACCGCTGAGGCCGTCGTTTTGCTTATCGACGCACGCAACGGCGTCGTGACGCAGACCAAGCGACACGCAACGGTGGCCGGTCTGCTGGGTGTTCGCCACGTAATCTTTGCCGTCAACAAGATCGACCTGCTGGACTACAGCGAAGAAGCCTTCCGCAAGATTGAGTCGGATGTAGCAGTGCTGGCAGAGCGTTTGGGTCTTCAGAACACCTTCGTTGTTCCAGTGTCGGCTTTGGTCGGCGACAACATTGTCGATCCGTCTGAGCACACCCCGTGGTACGAGGGGCCGACTGTGTTGGAACTGCTGGAAAACCTCAACATCGGTGCCGACCTGGAAACCGATGCCGAGGCCGACCTACGCCTGCCCATCGACTACGTCATTCGTGATCACGCCACTGAATACCGCGGTTACGCTGGCCGTATCGCCGCAGGCAGTGTGCGTGTGGGTGACACTGTCTCCGTAGACGCCAACCGTCAGGCTACGGTCACGAAGATCACCGTGGCAGCCGAGGATGTCACTGAGGCCGTGGCCGGTCAGTCGGTTGCCATCAGCTTGGATGCCGAGTTCGACCTCGCCCGTGGTGATCTCATCAGTGGCACCCGTCCGGAGGACGTCCGCCGCTTCTCCGCCGTGGCTGTCCACCTTGCGGACAAGCCGCTGGCAGTCGGTCGCGTCGTAGAGGTGCGCTATGGTGCCGCACTGGTGCGTGGTCGTATCGCTTCCGTCGATGCGCTCATCGATATCGAAACCGGTGAGCCCACCGGTGTGGCTGATCAGCTTGCAGTCAACGACGTCGCGGAGATCACCGTCGAGGTCGCACAGCCGCTGCCGGTCGATGCCTACCGCGTCGGTGGCCGTGTCGGTGCATTCCTGCTCATCGAGCCGGGCACCGGTGACACCCTCACCGCAGGCCTCGTGCGTGGCGCTGCCCAGTAG
- a CDS encoding sulfate adenylyltransferase subunit 2 translates to MTSSTTVSVQNRLDPRLAELEAEAIDIIRQTAGQFDRPALLFSGGKDSVVVLELAKRAFAPAGIPLELLHVDTGHNFPEVIEFRDKIAAQPGIKLHVAKVQDWIDSGVLTERADGTRNPLQTVPLVETIANRGYDAVLGGARRDEEKARAKERVFSVRDSFGGWDPRRQRPELWGLYNGRHAAGENVRVFPISNWTEADVWAYIEARDIELPPIYFAHEREVFNRGGMWLAPGEWGGPRDGETLEVRTVRYRTVGDMSCTGAVESTATTIAEVMEELRTSKLTERGATRADDKLSESSMEDRKKEGYF, encoded by the coding sequence ATGACAAGCTCAACCACCGTTTCCGTACAAAACCGCCTCGACCCGCGGCTTGCCGAACTGGAAGCCGAGGCCATCGACATTATCCGCCAAACCGCCGGCCAGTTTGACCGTCCGGCACTGCTTTTCTCCGGCGGAAAGGACTCCGTCGTCGTGCTCGAGCTGGCCAAGCGCGCCTTCGCACCGGCGGGTATCCCGCTAGAGCTGCTCCACGTCGACACCGGCCACAACTTCCCCGAAGTCATTGAATTCCGCGACAAGATTGCCGCTCAGCCGGGCATTAAGCTGCACGTAGCCAAGGTCCAAGACTGGATTGACAGCGGTGTGCTCACCGAGCGTGCTGACGGCACCCGCAACCCCTTGCAGACCGTGCCACTGGTGGAGACCATTGCCAACCGTGGTTACGATGCCGTCCTCGGTGGCGCCCGCCGCGATGAGGAGAAGGCCCGCGCCAAGGAGCGCGTGTTCTCCGTCCGCGACTCCTTCGGCGGTTGGGATCCACGCCGTCAGCGGCCGGAGCTGTGGGGGCTCTACAACGGTCGCCACGCCGCTGGAGAGAACGTTCGCGTTTTCCCAATCTCGAACTGGACCGAGGCCGACGTCTGGGCCTACATCGAAGCCCGTGACATCGAGCTGCCACCCATCTACTTTGCCCATGAGCGTGAGGTATTCAACCGCGGCGGCATGTGGTTGGCACCGGGCGAGTGGGGTGGACCCCGCGACGGTGAGACCCTAGAGGTTCGCACTGTCCGCTACCGCACTGTCGGTGACATGAGCTGTACCGGCGCTGTCGAATCGACTGCCACCACTATTGCGGAGGTCATGGAGGAACTTCGCACATCCAAGCTCACCGAGCGCGGCGCTACCCGCGCAGATGACAAGTTGTCCGAATCCTCCATGGAAGACCGCAAGAAGGAAGGTTACTTCTGA
- a CDS encoding phosphoadenylyl-sulfate reductase — translation MSTGLKTAEVIKTQEALARQDVLDNPETARRLIELALEWGSKLETATAGEVLEWGAEHLHTPLAVTLSMQDTVLAELAARHAPEADLVFLDTGYHFPETLDVAEQVAQRYDNRLLSIEPKRTRAEQDAEEGVDLYKTDPTRCCALRKVEPLSAVKRPYEGWVTGLKRVDAPTRAHTPVLEIDKTGRIKLNPLATWTDEDVAQYIEDNDLIVHPLTQQGFPSIGCATCTARVAEGADPRSGRWAGSEKTECGLHL, via the coding sequence ATGAGCACGGGACTGAAAACCGCTGAAGTCATTAAGACTCAGGAGGCGCTCGCGCGTCAGGATGTGCTGGACAATCCGGAGACCGCTCGTCGTCTGATCGAGCTCGCGCTGGAGTGGGGCTCCAAGCTGGAGACTGCCACTGCCGGGGAAGTACTGGAATGGGGTGCGGAGCACCTGCACACGCCACTGGCTGTGACCCTGTCGATGCAGGACACGGTATTGGCGGAACTGGCTGCTCGGCACGCGCCGGAAGCCGACCTGGTTTTCCTGGATACGGGTTACCACTTCCCGGAGACCCTTGATGTGGCGGAGCAGGTTGCACAGCGCTACGACAACCGACTGCTGTCGATTGAGCCGAAGCGCACCCGCGCCGAGCAAGACGCCGAAGAGGGCGTCGACCTGTACAAGACCGACCCGACGCGATGCTGCGCACTGCGGAAGGTCGAGCCGCTGTCAGCTGTGAAGCGCCCCTACGAGGGCTGGGTCACAGGTCTGAAGCGCGTCGACGCGCCGACCCGCGCACACACGCCGGTACTGGAAATCGATAAGACCGGTCGCATCAAGCTCAACCCGCTGGCCACCTGGACGGATGAGGACGTTGCCCAGTACATCGAGGACAACGACCTCATTGTGCATCCGCTGACACAACAGGGGTTCCCGTCGATTGGGTGCGCGACATGCACTGCGCGAGTGGCAGAGGGTGCGGATCCGCGCTCGGGCCGCTGGGCGGGCAGCGAGAAGACAGAGTGCGGATTGCATCTCTAG